A stretch of Abyssogena phaseoliformis symbiont OG214 DNA encodes these proteins:
- the rpoC gene encoding DNA-directed RNA polymerase subunit beta', protein MRDLLKIHKLEQKEQDFDAIRVGLASPEKIRSWSYGEVKKPETINYRTFKPEREGLFCAKIFGPMKDFECLCGKYKRMKFRNVVCEKCGVEVTYSKVRRERMGHIELAAPVAHIWYLKSLPSRLGLLMDMTLKDIERVLYFEAFLVTDPGSTPLVHKQLLTEEMYFDALDEYGDDEFEAKMGAEAIQDVLSDMKLEVEAANLREDSLNTKSQTKLKKYNKRLKLVNSLIQSGNKPEWMVLKVLPILPPDLRPLVPLDGGRFATSDLNDLYRRVINRNNRLARLLELDAPEIIVRNEKRMLQEAVDSLIDNGRRGRAVMGNNRRPLKSISDMIKGKQGRFRQNLLGKRVDYSGRSVIVCGPYLKLHQCGLPKKMALELFKPFVYNRLQAKGLASTIKAAKKMVENESPEVWDILEKVVHQHPVLLNRAPTLHRLGIQAFEPLLIEGKAIQLHPLVCGAFNADFDGDQMAVHVPLSEEAQLEARTLMLASNNVLHLASGEPIIVPSQDVILGLYYMTREMINQKGEGLIFANATEALNAYESGNVTLHAKVKLRIQDYQKIDGKFEPSTKRIVDTTVGRSIFSRILPNGLSFDLINEAISKKVVSNLIHVCYRTQELKQTVMFADQMMYMGFQYSTKSGISFCSNDMIIPDSKAMMIEQAEVQVKDIQEQFSKGVVTDGERYNKVIDIWSRTSEKVAKAMMDEIGFEDFTDADGKTQKLASFNSVYMMADSGARGSPAQMRQLSGMRGLMAKPDGSIIETPITSNFREGLNNMQYFISTHGARKGLADIALKTANSGYLTRRLVDVGQDLVITEDDCGTDNGLIMKAVIDGGNIVQTLGAATLGRVTAEAVLMPDSTNVFLEKSHLVSLDDSDKINELGIESMKVRSAITCDTRYGVCSSCYGNDMARGHKIGVGWAIGVIAAQSIGEPGTQLTMRTFHIGGAASASTAVSSINVNTDGVAHFENLKSITNENNDLVVISRSSEVTIRNNKGQEVERYKIPYGAIVHVQEGGTVKAKDKIADWDPHTHPIISEQAGRVIFVDFVEGLTVDKNTDPLTGLTFFEMIDEAERSTAAKGLKPLIKMVEESDSEVVLSTHYLPSTVKINLDDNQVIAAGEVLAKIPKDLSKTSDITGGLPRVADLFEARKAKDHSILAEATGVISFGSSTKSKDRLIITSAEGEAIEMMIHKWRQINVFDGETIEKGDVISDGPSNPHDILRLLGVEALANYVVREVQNVYRLQGVNISDKHIEVIVKQMLRKVEVLDAGDSLFVNGETAEYGRVIEINKQLEAQGKDLIIYQRLLMGITKASLATESFISAASFQETTRVLTEASTTGRVDTLQGLKENVIVGRLIPAGTGFKHHQKRRAQYVASITQTVDAQQALADQLNEAEEQAQEGRY, encoded by the coding sequence ATGAGAGATTTATTAAAAATTCATAAGTTAGAGCAAAAAGAGCAAGATTTTGACGCAATTAGAGTTGGACTGGCTTCTCCTGAGAAGATTCGTTCATGGTCATATGGCGAGGTTAAAAAGCCTGAAACTATTAATTATCGTACCTTTAAGCCTGAAAGAGAAGGTTTGTTTTGTGCCAAAATATTTGGTCCCATGAAAGATTTTGAGTGTTTGTGCGGTAAGTATAAACGCATGAAGTTTCGCAACGTTGTGTGTGAAAAATGTGGGGTTGAGGTAACGTATTCAAAGGTTCGCCGTGAGCGTATGGGCCATATCGAATTAGCAGCACCAGTTGCGCATATTTGGTATTTAAAATCTTTGCCTTCGCGTCTGGGATTATTGATGGATATGACACTCAAGGATATTGAGCGTGTGCTTTATTTTGAAGCATTCTTAGTGACTGATCCAGGTTCAACACCACTCGTGCATAAACAGTTATTAACTGAAGAGATGTATTTTGATGCACTAGACGAATATGGTGATGACGAGTTTGAAGCAAAAATGGGTGCAGAGGCTATTCAAGATGTTTTATCCGACATGAAACTTGAGGTTGAGGCGGCTAATTTACGTGAAGATAGTCTGAATACAAAAAGTCAAACTAAACTTAAAAAATACAATAAACGCCTTAAATTGGTTAATTCATTAATCCAATCTGGCAATAAGCCTGAATGGATGGTGTTAAAAGTATTGCCAATTCTTCCACCTGACTTACGTCCTTTAGTGCCATTAGATGGCGGTCGTTTTGCGACTTCAGATCTTAACGACTTATATCGTCGCGTAATTAACCGCAATAATCGTTTAGCACGTTTACTAGAACTTGATGCGCCTGAAATCATTGTTCGCAATGAAAAGCGTATGTTACAGGAAGCAGTAGACTCACTCATTGATAATGGTCGTCGTGGCCGTGCTGTGATGGGTAATAATCGTCGTCCTTTGAAATCTATATCAGATATGATTAAAGGCAAGCAAGGGCGTTTCCGCCAAAACTTATTAGGTAAGCGAGTTGACTATTCAGGTCGTTCGGTGATTGTTTGTGGACCATATCTTAAGTTGCACCAGTGTGGTTTGCCTAAGAAAATGGCATTAGAATTATTTAAGCCATTTGTTTATAATAGATTGCAAGCCAAAGGCTTGGCTTCAACCATTAAAGCCGCTAAGAAAATGGTTGAAAACGAATCACCAGAAGTGTGGGATATTTTAGAAAAAGTCGTGCATCAGCACCCGGTGCTACTAAACCGTGCACCAACATTGCACCGTTTAGGTATCCAAGCGTTTGAGCCGCTACTAATTGAAGGCAAAGCCATTCAGTTACATCCACTTGTCTGTGGTGCATTCAATGCTGACTTTGATGGCGACCAAATGGCAGTACATGTGCCTTTATCTGAAGAGGCACAATTAGAGGCAAGAACCTTGATGTTGGCGTCTAATAATGTATTGCACCTTGCTAGTGGTGAGCCTATTATTGTGCCTTCGCAAGATGTTATTTTGGGTCTTTATTATATGACTCGTGAGATGATTAATCAAAAAGGTGAGGGACTAATTTTTGCAAATGCAACCGAAGCGCTTAACGCTTATGAGTCTGGCAATGTCACCTTGCATGCTAAGGTTAAATTACGCATTCAGGATTATCAAAAAATTGATGGTAAATTTGAGCCTAGCACTAAACGTATCGTTGATACCACGGTGGGTCGTTCGATTTTTTCAAGAATTTTGCCGAATGGCTTGTCATTTGATTTAATCAATGAGGCCATTAGTAAAAAAGTAGTTTCTAATTTAATTCATGTTTGCTACCGCACGCAAGAATTAAAGCAAACGGTTATGTTTGCTGATCAAATGATGTATATGGGTTTCCAATATTCAACCAAATCAGGTATTTCATTTTGTTCAAATGATATGATTATTCCAGACTCTAAAGCCATGATGATTGAACAGGCAGAGGTTCAAGTTAAAGATATTCAGGAGCAATTTTCTAAAGGTGTTGTGACCGATGGTGAGCGCTATAACAAGGTGATTGATATTTGGTCACGTACTTCTGAAAAAGTGGCAAAAGCCATGATGGACGAGATTGGTTTTGAAGATTTTACTGACGCTGATGGCAAGACTCAAAAACTTGCCTCATTTAACTCGGTTTATATGATGGCTGATTCAGGTGCAAGAGGCTCTCCTGCGCAAATGCGTCAGTTATCAGGCATGCGTGGATTGATGGCAAAGCCAGATGGGTCAATTATTGAAACCCCAATTACGTCAAACTTCCGTGAAGGTTTGAACAACATGCAGTATTTTATTTCTACACATGGCGCACGTAAAGGTTTGGCTGATATAGCACTGAAAACAGCAAACTCTGGTTATTTAACCAGGCGTTTGGTGGATGTTGGACAAGACTTGGTTATTACTGAAGATGATTGTGGTACCGATAATGGCTTAATTATGAAAGCAGTGATTGACGGTGGTAATATTGTACAAACCTTAGGTGCAGCAACATTAGGTCGAGTGACAGCAGAAGCCGTATTAATGCCAGATTCAACGAATGTATTTTTAGAAAAAAGTCATTTAGTATCCTTGGATGATTCAGACAAGATTAATGAATTAGGCATTGAGTCGATGAAAGTGCGCTCAGCCATCACTTGCGATACACGTTATGGCGTGTGCTCATCATGCTATGGTAATGATATGGCACGTGGCCATAAAATTGGTGTTGGTTGGGCAATTGGTGTTATTGCAGCACAATCCATTGGTGAGCCAGGTACGCAGTTAACCATGCGTACTTTCCATATTGGTGGCGCTGCATCCGCTTCTACTGCAGTCAGTAGTATCAATGTTAATACGGATGGTGTTGCACATTTTGAAAATTTAAAATCAATCACCAATGAAAATAATGATTTAGTGGTCATTTCTCGTTCTTCTGAGGTGACTATTCGTAATAACAAAGGTCAAGAGGTTGAACGTTATAAAATTCCTTATGGCGCGATTGTACATGTGCAAGAAGGAGGTACGGTTAAAGCAAAAGATAAGATTGCTGACTGGGATCCGCATACACATCCTATTATTTCTGAACAAGCAGGTCGCGTTATTTTTGTAGATTTTGTTGAGGGTTTGACCGTTGATAAAAATACCGATCCATTGACAGGCTTAACTTTTTTTGAGATGATTGATGAAGCCGAAAGATCAACAGCAGCAAAAGGACTAAAGCCGCTAATTAAAATGGTTGAGGAGAGTGATTCTGAGGTTGTGCTATCAACACATTATTTGCCATCAACTGTTAAGATTAATTTAGACGACAATCAAGTGATTGCAGCAGGTGAAGTATTGGCTAAAATTCCTAAAGATTTGTCTAAAACAAGTGATATTACGGGCGGTCTACCACGTGTTGCTGATTTATTTGAAGCGCGCAAGGCTAAAGATCATTCAATTCTTGCAGAAGCAACTGGCGTTATTAGTTTTGGTAGTTCTACCAAATCTAAAGACCGTCTAATTATTACTAGTGCAGAAGGTGAAGCCATTGAAATGATGATTCACAAATGGCGTCAAATTAACGTATTTGATGGTGAAACGATTGAAAAAGGCGATGTAATTTCAGATGGTCCATCTAACCCACATGATATCTTACGTCTATTGGGTGTTGAGGCGTTGGCTAATTATGTTGTTAGAGAAGTTCAAAATGTTTATCGCTTACAAGGTGTTAATATTTCTGATAAACATATTGAAGTAATTGTTAAACAAATGCTACGTAAAGTTGAGGTTCTTGATGCGGGCGATTCATTATTTGTTAATGGCGAAACTGCTGAATATGGTCGAGTGATTGAAATCAATAAACAATTGGAAGCGCAGGGTAAAGACTTAATCATCTATCAAAGGTTGTTAATGGGTATCACCAAAGCGTCTTTGGCAACTGAGTCATTTATTTCTGCTGCCTCGTTCCAAGAAACAACTCGTGTGTTAACAGAAGCTTCAACAACAGGACGTGTGGACACACTCCAAGGTTTGAAAGAAAACGTGATTGTGGGTCGATTGATTCCAGCAGGTACAGGTTTTAAACATCATCAAAAACGTCGTGCTCAATATGTTGCAAGCATTACGCAAACAGTTGATGCGCAGCAGGCACTGGCTGATCAATTAAACGAAGCAGAGGAGCAAGCACAAGAAGGGCGATATTAA